One Pleurocapsa sp. PCC 7327 DNA segment encodes these proteins:
- a CDS encoding RNA polymerase sigma factor SigF, producing the protein MTTQSSTIRNIELLSAYSRNPSLKLRNKLVELNAGLVRQVAHRLSKQCTESYEDLVQIGFIGLIRAIERFNPQQGCAFSSFAIPYIRGEILHYLRDKGHIMRIPRRWQELYAKGKTLRKELTLSLGRSPRESEVAKALGVSLQEWHECQLAQQNRLLVSLDATIGQSTDSQITFGDTLPDPRCQAEAAIAEERLQLQRAMNQLEDKTKAAIECVFLRDLPRKEAAKQIGISPMTVTRHLQKGIDRLGVLLQPQAA; encoded by the coding sequence ATGACCACTCAGTCTTCTACTATTCGTAACATTGAACTTTTGAGCGCCTACTCTCGCAACCCTTCCTTAAAACTTCGCAACAAACTGGTAGAGTTAAACGCCGGACTGGTACGCCAAGTTGCCCACCGTCTCAGCAAGCAATGCACCGAATCTTACGAAGATTTAGTCCAAATTGGTTTTATCGGTCTCATTCGTGCGATCGAGCGGTTTAATCCCCAACAAGGTTGCGCGTTCAGTTCTTTTGCCATTCCTTACATAAGAGGCGAAATTCTTCACTATCTGCGGGATAAAGGTCATATCATGCGCATTCCTCGCCGCTGGCAAGAGCTTTATGCTAAAGGAAAAACCTTGCGCAAGGAATTGACGCTTTCTCTGGGACGCTCGCCTAGAGAAAGCGAAGTAGCCAAAGCTCTCGGCGTTTCTCTCCAAGAGTGGCATGAGTGTCAGCTAGCCCAACAAAATCGCTTGCTGGTTAGTTTAGATGCTACTATCGGTCAATCGACAGATTCCCAAATTACCTTCGGCGATACTTTACCCGATCCTCGCTGTCAAGCTGAGGCAGCGATCGCAGAAGAACGCCTGCAACTGCAAAGAGCGATGAATCAGCTTGAGGACAAAACCAAAGCAGCAATCGAATGTGTGTTTTTACGGGATTTACCTCGCAAAGAAGCAGCCAAGCAAATTGGGATCAGTCCCATGACGGTAACGCGCCACTTACAAAAAGGAATCGATCGGTTGGGAGTCCTATTACAACCTCAAGCAGCATAG
- a CDS encoding DJ-1/PfpI family protein, whose protein sequence is MSGKRILMVVGDFVEDYEVMVPFQALQMVGHTVHAICPGKKAGEKVRTAVHDFEGDQTYSEKPGHYFTLNATFDEVRAEDYDALVIPGGRAPEYIRLNATVIEMVQHFARANKPIAAICHGAQLLAAADVLQGKRCSAYPACSPDVVRAGGQYINIPVDEAIVDGNLVTAPAWPAHPRWLAEFLKLLGTKIEHLAMAGV, encoded by the coding sequence ATGTCTGGAAAACGAATCCTTATGGTCGTCGGCGATTTTGTCGAAGACTACGAAGTTATGGTTCCCTTCCAAGCCTTACAAATGGTCGGTCATACCGTCCATGCCATTTGTCCTGGCAAGAAAGCCGGCGAAAAAGTTCGCACTGCCGTCCACGACTTTGAAGGCGATCAAACCTACTCTGAAAAACCCGGTCATTACTTTACCCTCAATGCCACCTTTGATGAGGTGCGAGCCGAAGATTACGATGCACTGGTCATTCCCGGCGGACGAGCGCCAGAATACATTCGCTTGAATGCAACGGTTATCGAAATGGTGCAACATTTTGCTCGCGCTAATAAACCGATTGCCGCGATTTGTCATGGCGCTCAACTTCTTGCGGCAGCCGACGTGCTGCAAGGAAAGCGATGCTCTGCTTATCCTGCTTGCAGTCCAGATGTCGTCCGCGCGGGGGGACAATACATAAATATCCCAGTCGATGAAGCCATTGTCGATGGTAACTTGGTTACGGCTCCAGCTTGGCCCGCTCATCCTCGCTGGCTGGCAGAATTTCTCAAGCTATTGGGAACGAAAATCGAGCATTTAGCTATGGCTGGTGTTTAA
- a CDS encoding DUF177 domain-containing protein, giving the protein MEAIYIPQLLKALERKETLQIQEFIPGLETLTPVRGSMTVNHRGNFLEVFAKAETIVTLTCDRCLKQYNHRLSLDTSEIIWLDKNADQDKAIPLEREISMEDLSETLPFDGYFEPDTWLYEQLSLLLPLRQLCSQDCQPAVPTYSQNEPSIDTRWASLEALRKQLSE; this is encoded by the coding sequence ATGGAAGCTATTTATATTCCGCAACTCCTCAAAGCGCTAGAGAGAAAAGAGACGCTACAGATCCAGGAATTTATTCCCGGTTTAGAGACTTTAACGCCCGTGCGGGGAAGCATGACAGTCAACCATCGAGGAAATTTTCTAGAAGTTTTTGCTAAGGCAGAGACGATTGTGACGTTGACTTGCGATCGCTGTTTGAAGCAGTACAACCATCGCCTGTCTCTCGATACTTCCGAAATTATCTGGCTTGATAAAAATGCCGACCAGGATAAAGCTATCCCCTTGGAACGGGAAATTTCGATGGAAGATTTGTCAGAAACACTGCCGTTTGATGGCTACTTTGAACCGGATACCTGGTTGTACGAACAGCTATCCCTGCTGCTGCCACTGCGACAATTATGCAGTCAAGATTGTCAGCCAGCCGTCCCCACCTATTCTCAAAACGAACCTAGCATAGATACTCGCTGGGCATCCCTAGAAGCGTTGAGAAAGCAACTATCAGAGTAG
- a CDS encoding host attachment protein codes for MNQSVVAVIDGTKARFFILEQAEVPEYQSGPNLVEKDSLANTANELHGKDLWSTTKTGRNRGAAGQAHGYDDHRQNHLNEFERSFAKEIVNKIVELTQAYHAQKLLLVAEPQILGLLREAIAPHLPKHLKIQELAKDLCKLKPLELHQYLADKELLPARKIVSR; via the coding sequence ATGAATCAATCAGTTGTTGCTGTTATTGACGGTACTAAAGCTCGTTTCTTTATCCTAGAACAAGCAGAAGTACCAGAATATCAGTCGGGTCCCAACTTGGTAGAAAAAGATAGCCTTGCCAATACAGCTAACGAATTGCACGGGAAAGACCTCTGGTCAACGACTAAGACGGGACGCAATCGCGGTGCTGCCGGACAAGCTCACGGCTACGACGACCACCGTCAAAATCATTTGAATGAGTTCGAGCGCAGCTTTGCTAAGGAGATTGTGAATAAGATAGTCGAATTGACGCAAGCTTATCACGCTCAAAAGCTTCTTTTGGTTGCCGAGCCTCAAATTTTAGGACTGTTACGAGAAGCTATTGCGCCGCACCTCCCCAAACACCTCAAGATTCAAGAATTGGCGAAAGATTTGTGCAAATTGAAACCCTTAGAACTTCACCAATATCTGGCAGATAAAGAATTGCTCCCAGCCCGCAAAATTGTGTCCCGATAA
- a CDS encoding class I SAM-dependent methyltransferase, whose amino-acid sequence MANKTLGIERNLYEYFRSIALREPEILTQLRQETAKHPMANMQIAPEQGQFMALLVQLMEAKKTLEVGVFTGYSTLAVALALPPEGTIVACDISEEYTAIARRYWEKAGVIHKIDLRIAPAIETLEQLIAQGQVNTFDFAFIDADKSNYDNYYEQALQLVRPGGLIAIDNVFWGGKVADPNATDNRTQVIRRLNQKIHQDDRVTMSLVPIADGLTLALKRG is encoded by the coding sequence ATGGCTAATAAAACTCTTGGAATCGAACGCAATCTTTATGAATATTTCCGATCGATTGCTTTGCGAGAGCCAGAAATTTTAACTCAGCTTCGCCAAGAAACCGCCAAACATCCAATGGCGAACATGCAAATCGCTCCCGAACAAGGTCAATTTATGGCATTGCTCGTCCAATTGATGGAAGCGAAAAAAACTTTAGAAGTTGGCGTATTTACGGGGTACAGTACTTTAGCAGTTGCCTTGGCACTGCCACCAGAGGGAACGATCGTTGCCTGCGATATCAGCGAAGAATACACGGCGATCGCTCGCCGCTATTGGGAAAAAGCAGGCGTAATTCATAAAATCGATCTTCGTATTGCTCCCGCGATAGAAACTTTAGAGCAATTAATCGCTCAAGGACAAGTTAACACCTTTGATTTTGCCTTTATTGATGCGGATAAAAGCAATTATGATAACTATTATGAACAAGCTTTGCAATTAGTGCGTCCGGGAGGGCTAATCGCGATCGATAACGTTTTCTGGGGAGGAAAAGTAGCCGATCCCAACGCGACAGATAATCGAACCCAAGTGATTCGACGGTTAAATCAAAAGATCCATCAAGACGATCGCGTTACGATGAGTCTAGTTCCTATTGCCGATGGATTAACGTTGGCGCTCAAGCGCGGCTAA